The following are encoded in a window of bacterium SCSIO 12643 genomic DNA:
- a CDS encoding SDR family oxidoreductase: MNLDLTGKRAMVCGSTQGIGRAVAEELAQMGAEVILVARNKEKLEAEVAKLPANGVQHSYLSADFSDPSALKEVVDQFIADEKPVHILVNNTGGPAGGLAIDANPEAYRVAFNQHLIANQILAQSLVPGMKDYGFGRIVNIISTSVKAPLNGLGVSNTIRGAVGNWSKTLANELGQYNITVNNVLPGATNTVRLQSIAENKSAKTGQSTDEILAQMAAAVPMKRIAQPEEVANAVAFLASPAASYINGINIPVDGGRTPCL, from the coding sequence ATGAATCTAGATTTAACTGGAAAACGTGCTATGGTGTGTGGAAGTACACAGGGTATAGGACGTGCTGTTGCAGAAGAATTGGCACAAATGGGCGCGGAGGTCATTTTGGTTGCTCGAAATAAAGAAAAACTGGAAGCAGAAGTAGCAAAACTACCAGCAAACGGTGTTCAACATAGTTACTTATCCGCAGACTTCTCTGATCCATCTGCACTAAAAGAAGTAGTTGATCAATTTATTGCTGATGAGAAACCCGTGCATATCCTGGTAAATAATACAGGTGGACCTGCTGGGGGACTCGCTATTGATGCCAATCCTGAAGCATATAGAGTTGCTTTTAATCAGCACCTTATCGCTAACCAAATTCTCGCGCAATCTCTAGTACCCGGAATGAAAGATTATGGTTTTGGTAGAATTGTGAATATCATTTCCACTTCGGTAAAAGCGCCATTAAACGGTTTAGGTGTTTCTAATACCATTCGCGGTGCGGTAGGTAACTGGTCTAAAACATTGGCAAATGAATTAGGACAATATAACATCACAGTAAATAATGTTTTACCTGGTGCTACGAATACAGTCAGATTACAATCTATTGCGGAAAATAAATCTGCTAAAACCGGACAATCTACAGATGAAATATTGGCTCAAATGGCTGCTGCTGTTCCGATGAAAAGAATCGCACAACCAGAAGAGGTTGCAAATGCTGTCGCATTTTTAGCTTCTCCAGCTGCAAGCTACATCAACGGAATCAATATTCCTGTTGATGGGGGCAGAACTCCATGTTTATAA
- a CDS encoding 3-hydroxyanthranilate 3,4-dioxygenase, with product MAVARPFNLWQWIEDNKDLLKPPVSNKNLYVDSGDYIVMIVGGPNARKDYHFNETEELFFQLKGDINVRIQENGKAVDVAIKEGEMFLLPARIPHSPMRGENTVGLVIERKRGGDLKDGLMWFCDNCNNNLHKVFFPLENVERDFLPRFKEYYASEDLRTCDKCGHMMETDPRFVE from the coding sequence ATGGCAGTAGCAAGACCTTTTAATTTATGGCAGTGGATAGAGGATAATAAAGACCTATTAAAGCCGCCAGTGAGTAATAAAAACTTGTATGTAGATTCCGGTGATTATATTGTAATGATTGTTGGTGGACCTAATGCGAGGAAGGATTATCATTTTAACGAAACAGAAGAATTGTTTTTTCAATTAAAAGGAGATATCAATGTAAGAATTCAGGAAAACGGTAAAGCTGTTGATGTGGCGATTAAAGAAGGTGAAATGTTCCTTTTACCTGCCAGAATTCCACATTCACCTATGCGAGGTGAAAATACTGTTGGATTAGTGATAGAAAGAAAAAGAGGTGGCGATCTAAAGGATGGATTGATGTGGTTTTGCGATAACTGTAACAACAATTTGCATAAAGTATTCTTTCCTTTAGAAAATGTAGAAAGAGACTTTTTACCAAGGTTTAAAGAGTACTATGCCTCTGAAGATTTAAGAACATGTGATAAGTGTGGACATATGATGGAAACTGATCCACGATTTGTAGAATAA
- a CDS encoding amidohydrolase, translating into MTDYTGLKIDTHTHIMPRHIPDFAKKFGYEGFIMLHHHDHDDNVDMMQGDKFFRTVEPNCFDAHTRINDYKKSGTQVQVICTVPVLFAYFAKPEHGYEVAKFLNDDIAQTVHDNPKHYIGLGTLPMQDVDLSVKELHRIKKIGLAGIQIGSNINDLNLNEEVFYPIWKTCQELGLAIMVHPWNMMGFDQIRKYWLPWLVGMPAETARAAASMIFGGVFDKFPELRVMFSHAGGSLIPTIGRLEHGFNCRPDLVAIDNKNNPRNYLGKFWVDSITHDPDLLKYIIDRIGTERITLGSDYPFPLGDLEIGKYILDMGLSNKQIEDIYCNSPLEWLGLDKSQFM; encoded by the coding sequence ATGACAGATTATACGGGATTAAAGATAGATACCCATACGCACATCATGCCCCGCCATATTCCTGATTTTGCTAAGAAATTTGGGTATGAAGGTTTTATAATGTTACATCATCACGATCATGATGATAATGTGGACATGATGCAAGGTGACAAGTTTTTTAGAACGGTGGAGCCAAATTGTTTCGATGCGCATACTAGAATCAATGATTACAAAAAGTCTGGCACTCAAGTTCAGGTGATATGTACCGTACCAGTATTGTTTGCATACTTTGCTAAGCCAGAGCACGGCTATGAAGTGGCGAAGTTTTTAAATGATGATATTGCGCAAACTGTACATGATAATCCTAAACATTATATCGGATTAGGAACCTTACCTATGCAAGACGTGGATCTTTCGGTAAAGGAATTACATAGGATCAAGAAGATTGGTCTGGCTGGAATTCAAATTGGATCGAATATCAATGATTTGAATCTAAATGAAGAGGTGTTTTATCCTATATGGAAAACATGTCAGGAGTTAGGTTTAGCTATTATGGTACACCCATGGAATATGATGGGCTTTGATCAGATCAGAAAGTACTGGCTGCCCTGGCTTGTAGGAATGCCTGCAGAAACTGCGCGTGCTGCTGCATCTATGATTTTTGGAGGTGTATTTGATAAATTCCCGGAACTGAGAGTCATGTTTTCACATGCCGGAGGTTCATTGATCCCAACCATTGGAAGATTGGAGCATGGTTTTAATTGCCGACCAGATTTGGTGGCTATTGATAATAAGAATAATCCTAGAAATTATCTGGGTAAGTTTTGGGTGGATAGTATTACACACGATCCGGATTTATTAAAATATATCATCGATAGAATAGGTACTGAGAGAATTACTTTAGGTAGTGACTATCCATTTCCATTAGGAGATCTTGAGATAGGTAAGTATATCCTGGATATGGGATTATCAAATAAACAAATCGAAGATATTTACTGTAATTCGCCATTAGAATGGCTAGGTTTAGATAAGTCTCAGTTTATGTAA
- a CDS encoding patatin-like phospholipase family protein produces the protein MKKTLLLAFCLLILGNVFAQNQEKNESRPKIGLVLSGGGAKGFAHIGAIQLLEEVGIIPDYVTGTSMGSIVGALYAMGYSVEEMRNISDTTDWTVVLSNTVSLKEVTVAEKPYYGTFLTELDVKKSGVSLPGGLIEGQNLLQTLSGLTYPVHGIESFEDFPIPFTCVATDIVNGVPVALNEGDITTAIRASMAIPTAFTPVEYDSLLLIDGGWTRNLPVQEAKDMGADIIISVDVGAPLKEKDELQSMISILDQTAWLLSVQDTKKQLEMSDYVIKPQVGGFSTFAFDQADTIINMGYIEAAKQKAVFEALAKKIYPNGRNEVKIEKPNTDSAFVISDIKVTGCKLTSEKFVKGRLNLLRKGKVSVKEVEREIGLLYGSMYYKKVGFDVIPTTDSTQVLYVKVVEDNPAKLKLSFYYDNENSLGLNVNFTLRNLLLKNSRLIFDGFISENPIFGLKYLKYIGIDQKGFVYAEAEGTKDSRFTGTNLYGQPSDFNYQEFIGSVGVAYTINNSWIFGLETGILTARARPTSNPDSLIKDLQQTAYPLRAYVNLNTLDRAVFPTRGTRIFASASYNFDIKMKARLQPDVTSITPEQINQGLQVDPYFSYQLSMQQFLPVLPKLSLYLDGKLDFSSSTDIGFNDYAKVGGIAPILKTGTPFWGLKRNEIALVQMATLSFGFQWNVAGALYFRGKLNYLNSKYPMALFVKDETPTLYVESQDPYKFKYKDEYLEEIWGFGGELAYNSPIGPIRALVHYSPKANVAHFFMGIGYNIFKSRGDY, from the coding sequence ATGAAAAAAACGCTACTACTTGCTTTTTGTCTCTTGATTTTAGGAAATGTATTTGCTCAAAATCAAGAGAAGAATGAAAGCAGACCAAAAATTGGTTTGGTTTTGAGTGGTGGTGGTGCAAAAGGTTTTGCGCATATCGGTGCAATCCAATTACTTGAAGAAGTCGGGATCATTCCTGATTACGTTACAGGAACCAGTATGGGTAGCATCGTTGGGGCGCTCTACGCAATGGGATACTCTGTTGAAGAAATGCGAAATATTTCGGATACAACGGATTGGACAGTTGTTTTGTCTAATACCGTCTCTTTAAAAGAAGTTACCGTAGCAGAAAAACCTTACTATGGTACTTTTCTAACCGAACTAGATGTTAAGAAATCAGGAGTTTCACTTCCTGGAGGTCTGATAGAAGGACAAAACCTTCTACAAACTTTATCTGGATTGACTTACCCAGTACATGGGATAGAAAGCTTTGAAGATTTTCCAATTCCTTTCACATGCGTTGCCACGGATATTGTGAATGGAGTACCTGTTGCATTAAACGAAGGTGATATTACGACAGCTATTCGTGCAAGCATGGCTATTCCAACAGCATTTACCCCTGTGGAATATGATTCGTTGTTACTGATCGATGGAGGATGGACAAGGAACTTACCCGTTCAGGAAGCTAAGGATATGGGAGCGGATATTATTATATCCGTAGACGTGGGTGCTCCGCTCAAAGAGAAAGATGAGTTGCAAAGTATGATCTCTATTTTAGATCAAACTGCGTGGCTTTTAAGTGTTCAAGACACAAAAAAGCAACTTGAGATGAGCGATTATGTGATAAAACCTCAGGTTGGCGGATTCTCCACTTTTGCATTTGATCAAGCGGATACGATCATTAATATGGGATATATAGAGGCTGCAAAGCAAAAGGCAGTTTTTGAGGCATTGGCCAAGAAAATATATCCTAATGGAAGAAATGAGGTCAAAATTGAGAAGCCCAATACGGATTCTGCTTTTGTGATTTCAGACATTAAGGTAACCGGATGCAAACTGACTTCGGAAAAATTTGTAAAAGGGCGATTAAATCTATTAAGAAAGGGGAAGGTATCAGTTAAAGAGGTTGAAAGGGAAATCGGTTTATTGTACGGGTCGATGTACTATAAAAAAGTAGGTTTTGATGTGATCCCTACTACGGATTCCACCCAGGTTTTATACGTCAAGGTTGTAGAAGATAATCCGGCTAAATTGAAGCTATCATTTTACTACGATAATGAGAATAGTTTGGGATTAAATGTCAATTTTACATTAAGAAATCTACTATTAAAAAATTCAAGATTAATTTTTGATGGTTTTATATCTGAAAACCCAATTTTCGGATTGAAATATTTAAAGTACATCGGAATTGATCAAAAAGGGTTTGTATATGCGGAAGCCGAGGGGACCAAAGATTCCAGATTTACAGGGACTAACTTATATGGGCAACCGAGTGATTTTAATTATCAGGAATTTATTGGGAGTGTTGGGGTCGCGTATACCATAAATAATAGTTGGATTTTTGGTTTGGAAACAGGGATTCTAACCGCCAGAGCAAGACCAACATCTAATCCGGATAGTTTGATTAAAGACTTGCAGCAAACAGCTTATCCGTTACGTGCTTATGTAAATCTGAACACATTAGATCGTGCGGTTTTCCCGACCAGAGGAACCCGAATTTTCGCATCAGCCAGTTACAATTTTGATATTAAAATGAAGGCCAGGTTACAACCGGATGTCACTAGTATTACGCCAGAACAAATCAATCAAGGCTTACAAGTTGATCCTTATTTTTCCTACCAACTCTCCATGCAGCAGTTTTTACCTGTGCTTCCCAAATTGTCATTGTATTTAGATGGTAAATTAGATTTTTCGAGTTCTACCGATATTGGTTTTAATGATTACGCAAAAGTTGGAGGGATTGCACCGATTTTAAAAACTGGAACACCATTTTGGGGATTAAAACGAAACGAAATTGCTTTGGTCCAAATGGCGACACTGTCTTTTGGTTTTCAATGGAATGTGGCGGGAGCATTGTATTTTAGAGGGAAGTTGAATTATTTAAATTCTAAATATCCCATGGCGCTTTTTGTAAAAGATGAAACTCCTACACTTTATGTAGAATCTCAAGATCCTTATAAGTTTAAATATAAAGATGAATATCTGGAAGAGATTTGGGGATTTGGAGGAGAATTGGCATATAACTCTCCAATAGGACCTATCCGAGCGTTGGTTCATTATAGTCCTAAAGCGAATGTGGCGCATTTCTTTATGGGGATAGGCTACAATATATTTAAGTCTAGAGGAGATTATTAA
- a CDS encoding class II glutamine amidotransferase, whose protein sequence is MSDAIQHECGIAFVRLLKPLTYYKKKYGTSFYGLNKMYLLMEKQHNRGQDGVGLANIKLNMNPGQRYISRHRSVDNQPIKDVFEHVHSRFKKYESDEPSKLQDVEWLKQNEGFTGEVFLGHLRYGTYGKNSIEACHPFLRQNNWMTRNLVLAGNFNLTNVDELFDILVRIGQHPKEKADTVTVMEKIGHFLDVENQELFDKYKTLGYSNQEITSLIAKNLNVANILRRASEEWDGGYLMSGIIGHGDAFAFRDPNGIRPAYYYQDDEVVVVASERPAIQTTFNVGYEDVQELERGKALIVKADGEVSFEQILEPRENLACSFERIYFSRGSDREIYQERQQLGKNIFPKIMESVQGDFKNTVFSFIPNTAEVSFFGLMRAANEYLNEYKAKEIAKLGDAATPEKINEILALAPRMDKLAIKDAKLRTFITQDEGRNDLVAHVYDVSYGVVQNRKDTLVMIDDSIVRGTTLKQSILRILDTLHPKKIIIVSSAPQIRYPDCYGIDMAKMGDFIAFRAAVALLEDRGQSDLLDKVYKKCKAQETLPKEQIKNYVKEVYDPFTAEEISAKIAELVTPADIDAEVEVIYQGLEGLKDACPKNPGDWYFSGDYPTPGGFKVVNKAFINYMEGSNERAY, encoded by the coding sequence ATGAGTGATGCCATCCAACATGAATGCGGTATAGCATTCGTCAGACTGTTAAAGCCATTAACTTATTATAAAAAAAAGTACGGAACGTCTTTTTATGGATTGAATAAGATGTATCTCCTCATGGAGAAACAGCACAATAGAGGGCAGGATGGAGTAGGTTTAGCGAATATTAAGCTAAACATGAATCCGGGACAACGATACATTTCCAGACACAGATCGGTAGATAATCAACCTATTAAAGATGTTTTTGAGCATGTTCATTCTCGTTTTAAAAAATATGAGAGTGATGAGCCATCAAAACTTCAAGATGTAGAATGGTTAAAGCAAAATGAAGGTTTTACCGGAGAAGTATTTTTAGGACATTTAAGATATGGAACTTACGGTAAGAATTCTATTGAAGCATGTCATCCATTTTTAAGACAAAACAACTGGATGACCAGAAATCTGGTTTTAGCAGGGAACTTTAATTTGACCAATGTGGATGAGTTATTCGATATTCTGGTTCGAATTGGTCAGCATCCAAAAGAAAAAGCAGATACAGTTACTGTAATGGAAAAAATCGGTCACTTTTTGGATGTAGAAAATCAGGAGTTATTCGATAAATACAAAACATTGGGTTATAGCAATCAGGAAATTACCAGTTTGATTGCGAAAAACCTGAATGTTGCTAATATACTAAGACGCGCATCAGAAGAGTGGGATGGAGGATACTTAATGTCCGGTATTATTGGGCATGGAGATGCATTTGCATTTCGAGATCCAAATGGCATTCGTCCGGCATATTATTACCAGGATGATGAGGTTGTCGTTGTGGCTTCCGAGCGCCCTGCAATTCAGACGACATTCAATGTAGGATACGAAGATGTTCAGGAATTAGAAAGAGGGAAAGCTTTAATCGTTAAAGCAGATGGTGAAGTATCATTTGAACAAATTTTAGAACCAAGAGAAAACCTGGCTTGTTCATTCGAAAGAATCTATTTCTCAAGAGGATCCGATAGAGAGATTTATCAGGAGCGACAGCAATTAGGAAAGAACATTTTTCCTAAGATTATGGAAAGTGTTCAGGGTGATTTTAAAAACACCGTTTTTTCATTTATTCCAAATACTGCAGAGGTATCATTCTTTGGTTTGATGCGTGCTGCAAATGAATATTTGAATGAATATAAAGCAAAAGAGATTGCCAAATTAGGTGATGCGGCAACTCCGGAGAAAATCAATGAGATACTGGCCCTGGCTCCAAGGATGGATAAGTTAGCCATCAAAGATGCGAAGCTAAGAACGTTTATTACGCAAGATGAAGGACGTAATGATCTAGTAGCTCACGTATATGATGTGTCTTATGGGGTAGTGCAAAACCGAAAAGATACTTTGGTGATGATTGACGATTCCATTGTTCGTGGAACTACATTAAAGCAAAGTATTTTAAGAATATTGGATACTTTACATCCAAAAAAGATCATTATTGTGTCGTCTGCACCTCAGATTCGTTATCCGGATTGTTATGGTATTGATATGGCTAAAATGGGAGATTTTATTGCATTCCGTGCAGCTGTGGCTTTACTAGAAGATAGAGGTCAATCTGATTTATTGGATAAAGTCTATAAGAAATGTAAAGCACAAGAGACTTTACCAAAAGAGCAGATCAAGAATTATGTGAAGGAAGTATACGATCCGTTTACGGCTGAAGAAATTTCTGCTAAAATTGCAGAATTGGTAACACCTGCAGATATTGATGCTGAGGTAGAGGTTATTTATCAAGGTCTAGAGGGCTTAAAAGATGCGTGCCCTAAGAATCCTGGAGATTGGTATTTCTCTGGCGACTATCCAACACCAGGTGGATTTAAAGTGGTGAATAAAGCATTCATTAACTACATGGAAGGTAGTAACGAAAGAGCGTATTAA
- a CDS encoding polyprenyl synthetase family protein has translation MSVLDKIKAPVEAEMAGFESKFRESMKSRVSLLDKIMHYIIKRKGKQMRPLFVFLSAKMANQITDSTYTAASLIELLHTATLVHDDVVDVSYERRGFFSINALWKNKIAVLVGDYLLSRGLLVALNNDEFAILKIVANAVKEMSEGELLQMEKTRNLNFDENIYYDIIRQKTATLIAACCAAGVASSGGNEKMIKEARLFGNDVGMAFQLKDDLFDFGEGSKIGKPTGIDIKEKKMTLPMIYALNNAPKSDRSRLIRIIKNHNENSQKVNEVIQYVLKSGGIEHTKAKMMEFADSAKARLVHFPDGQAKDSLIELVDYTINRKK, from the coding sequence ATGAGTGTTTTAGATAAAATAAAGGCTCCTGTCGAAGCCGAAATGGCGGGATTTGAATCCAAGTTCAGGGAGTCCATGAAAAGTCGAGTATCCTTACTTGACAAAATCATGCATTATATTATCAAGCGCAAAGGAAAACAGATGCGTCCGTTGTTTGTTTTTCTCTCTGCTAAAATGGCGAATCAGATTACAGATTCCACATACACAGCAGCTTCACTCATAGAACTCCTACATACTGCGACTTTAGTTCATGATGATGTAGTGGATGTTTCCTACGAGCGTAGAGGTTTCTTTTCCATTAATGCATTATGGAAAAATAAGATAGCCGTTCTGGTTGGCGATTATTTACTTTCAAGAGGTTTATTAGTAGCATTGAACAATGACGAGTTTGCTATTCTTAAAATCGTAGCAAATGCAGTGAAAGAAATGAGTGAGGGCGAGTTACTTCAAATGGAGAAAACGCGTAATCTCAATTTTGATGAGAATATCTATTACGATATTATTCGTCAGAAAACTGCAACTTTAATTGCAGCATGTTGTGCAGCAGGCGTGGCCTCTTCTGGTGGGAATGAAAAAATGATTAAAGAAGCACGTCTATTTGGTAATGATGTGGGTATGGCGTTCCAGCTAAAAGATGACTTGTTTGATTTTGGTGAAGGTTCCAAAATCGGAAAACCTACTGGTATTGACATCAAAGAAAAGAAGATGACCTTACCTATGATTTACGCACTAAATAATGCGCCTAAATCAGATCGAAGTCGATTAATCCGAATCATTAAAAATCACAACGAAAACTCTCAAAAAGTAAATGAGGTCATTCAGTACGTTTTGAAAAGTGGAGGCATAGAACACACCAAAGCTAAGATGATGGAATTTGCGGATAGTGCAAAAGCCAGACTGGTTCATTTTCCTGATGGACAGGCTAAAGATTCTCTAATTGAATTGGTAGATTATACCATTAATCGTAAGAAATAA
- the rlmN gene encoding 23S rRNA (adenine(2503)-C(2))-methyltransferase RlmN, which produces MSKIDIRKLSLDEIISHTSEYGFEKFRARQIHNWLWNKSAKTFDEMLNLSKKHREILNEHFEILPVTIAESQKSIDGTFKYALELHDHKIIEGVLIPTETRNTACVSSQVGCSLACSFCATGKLKMMRNIDAAEIYDQVSIINDESKKHYGKGLTNIVFMGMGEPLLNYRNLLGAIDKITSPEGLGMASRRLTVSTAGIAKAIKRLGDDEVKFNLAVSLHAAMDSKRDKIMAINESNNLDVLMDALKYFYQKTGNKITFEYILFKGFNDTKEDVRALANLCAQVPSKVNIIEYNSIDDSDFSKSTRQTTEEFQAFLKYKGVDSQVRKSRGDDIDAACGQLANKNGAALK; this is translated from the coding sequence TGAGATCATTTCTCATACAAGCGAATATGGTTTTGAAAAATTCAGAGCACGTCAAATTCACAATTGGCTTTGGAATAAATCTGCCAAAACTTTTGATGAGATGCTTAATCTTTCTAAGAAGCATCGCGAAATTCTGAATGAACATTTTGAGATTCTTCCAGTAACTATTGCCGAATCTCAAAAGAGTATTGACGGGACATTTAAATATGCCTTAGAACTACATGATCACAAAATCATTGAGGGTGTTTTAATTCCAACCGAAACCAGAAATACCGCTTGTGTATCTTCTCAGGTAGGTTGTAGTTTAGCATGTTCTTTTTGTGCTACCGGTAAACTTAAGATGATGCGAAACATTGATGCGGCTGAAATCTACGATCAGGTTTCTATCATCAATGACGAATCTAAAAAGCATTATGGAAAGGGACTCACCAATATCGTCTTTATGGGGATGGGGGAACCGTTGCTAAACTATAGAAACCTACTAGGTGCCATTGATAAAATCACTTCTCCTGAAGGACTCGGAATGGCATCCAGAAGATTGACAGTTTCTACTGCTGGAATTGCAAAAGCCATCAAACGTTTGGGCGATGATGAGGTTAAATTCAATCTAGCTGTTTCACTCCATGCAGCTATGGATAGCAAACGCGATAAGATCATGGCCATTAATGAATCCAACAATTTGGATGTGTTAATGGATGCGCTGAAGTATTTCTATCAAAAAACAGGCAACAAAATCACATTTGAATACATCCTTTTTAAAGGGTTTAACGATACCAAAGAAGATGTTCGTGCACTAGCAAATCTATGTGCTCAGGTGCCTTCCAAAGTAAACATCATTGAGTATAACTCCATTGATGATTCTGATTTCTCAAAAAGTACGCGTCAGACCACCGAAGAATTTCAGGCGTTCCTAAAATATAAAGGGGTAGACTCTCAGGTTCGAAAAAGTAGAGGGGATGATATTGATGCAGCGTGTGGCCAGCTCGCCAATAAAAATGGGGCCGCTTTAAAATAA